The proteins below are encoded in one region of Lepisosteus oculatus isolate fLepOcu1 chromosome 10, fLepOcu1.hap2, whole genome shotgun sequence:
- the LOC138241626 gene encoding collagen alpha-6(VI) chain-like: protein MMRHFLQVFFFASCLHLFNTQDTACKSATVADIVFVVDESTSIGTQNVQLVQSFVSKIIEGLDVGLNKVRTGVVMYSDAPRAEVYLNSFREKAEVLRYIKTLPYRGGGTNTGAALDFARQNMFVQGRGSRRSQGVQQIAIVITDGESQDSVSGPAVSLQRAGVTVFALGVEKANMKELHQIASHPARKFVFSVDSFANLASLEKRLQTLLCHDIVERVFSVPKQTYALKEECMKTEEADIYFLIDHPGSIDPQDFLDVKKFIKEMICMFRIGPQSVRIGVVKYAGTPTVEFTVTEHINKKDLERAVERVQQLGGGTQTGDALRSMSALFQKAASSRNRKTPQFLIVITDGKSQDTVVDVAKELRAQGITIYAIGVGDADEDELLEMSGSLEKKFYIYNFDSLRLIKNEVAQEICSSEACKQMKADIIFLIDSSRSINAYDYSKIKIFTESMVNKFDIGAGNVQVGVLQFSYSLKEEFPLNRHTDKSRIKQAIYNMQQLGGGTLTGEALKLTSQYFDAARGGRSTVKQFLIVITDGEAQDEVAKPAENLRNKGIIIHTIRVINANNPKHVEISGFLDRVHTAENFEELQYLEQNILFQICKAETDCKRTKVADMIFLVDGSSSIDSSEFVSMQKFMMAMVNNSDVGERRVRFGAIMYSTMPTEMFRLNQFDSKQQVRDAIAAMTADGGDTYTAKALQFSQTFFTEAYGGRKSAGVPQILLVITDGEATDRIDLSALSGSVREEGISIYGIGVANANRDELNMMTRDENKVFYVDNFNVLEELHKNVSKVLCSETKPACETEKADIVMLIDGSESIRREDFRRMQNFMNDLVGNFHIDQTSVRVGVAQFSTEPQKEFYLSEFDSEDAIKERILQMKQMKQSTYIGKALRFIRSFFEPSAGSRIQQFVPQNLIVITDGKSIDPVEEAAAELRALNIHIFVISIGYVDALQLLQVAGSPERLLQVQSFEALENIEGRVFTAVCEPNDPSIESHCCPVSTLQLPTGSLSLKRV from the exons ATGATGAGACAttttctgcaggttttcttttttgcatctTGCCTTCACCTGTTTAACACACAGGATACTG ctTGCAAGTCTGCCACTGTGGCCGACATTGTATTTGTTGTGGACGAGTCTACCAGCATCGGGACACAAAACGTTCAGCTGGTCCAGAGCTTCGTCTCCAAGATAATTGAAGGTTTGGATGTTGGCCTTAATAAAGTGAGGACTGGTGTCGTCATGTACAGCGACGCCCCAAGAGCTGAGGTGTATCTGAACAGCTTTAGAGAAAAGGCCGAGGTTTTGCGATACATCAAAACCCTGCCCTACAGAGGCGGTGGCACAAATACAGGTGCAGCCTTAGACTTTGCGAGACAGAACATGTTTGTCCAAGGTCGGGGAAGTCGCCGGTCCCAAGGCGTGCAGCAGATCGCCATCGTGATCACCGATGGCGAATCTCAAGACAGCGTGAGCGGCCCGGCGGTCAGTCTCCAACGTGCTGGTGTGACCGTCTTCGCTCTGGGGGTCGAGAAAGCAAACATGAAGGAGCTTCACCAAATCGCCTCTCACCCTGCCAGGAAATTTGTTTTCAGCGTTGACAGTTTTGCGAATCTAGCCTCACTGGAAAAGAGACTTCAAACGCTCCTGTGTCATGACATTGTGGAAAGAGTGTTTTCTGTTCCTAAACAGACATACGCTCTTAAAGAAG AATGCATGAAGACAGAAGAGGCAGACATCTACTTTTTAATTGATCACCCTGGAAGTATTGATCCCCAGGACTTCTTGGATGTGAAAAAATTCATCAAGGAGATGATTTGCATGTTCAGAATTGGACCGCAGAGTGTTAGGATTGGGGTGGTGAAATATGCCGGCACGCCTACAGTAGAGTTCACTGTAACAGAGCACATCAACAAGAAAGATTTGGAAAGAGCTGTAGAGAGGGTCCAACAGCTGGGAGGGGGAACCCAGACAGGAGACGCACTGAGATCGATGAGCGCCCTCTTCCAAAAGGCAGCCAGCAGCCGCAACAGAAAGACTCCCCAGTTTCTCATCGTCATCACAGATGGGAAGTCCCAAGACACAGTGGTGGATGTTGCCAAGGAGCTCAGGGCACAAGGCATCACGATCTACGCTATAGGAGTTGGGGATGCAGATGAAGATGAGCTCTTGGAGATGTCAGGATCACTAGAGAAGAAGTTTTACATCTACAATTTCGACTCTTTGaggcttattaaaaatgaagTAGCCCAAGAAATCTGCTCCAGTGAAG cctGTAAGCAAATGAAAGCAGATATCATTTTCCTGATTGACAGCTCAAGGAGTATTAATGCTTATGATTATTCCAAGATAAAAATTTTCACTGAATCTATGGTCAACAAATTTGATATCGGTGCTGGTAATGTGCAGGTCGGGGTACTGCAGTTTAGTTATTCCCTAAAGGAAGAGTTTCCTCTCAACCGACACACCGACAAGAGCAGAATAAAGCAAGCAATCTATAATATGCAGCAATTAGGTGGTGGAACACTAACTGGAGAAGCTCTGAAATTGACATCCCAGTATTTTGATGCTGCAAGAGGTGGGCGGTCGACTGTTAAACAGTTCTTGATTGTTATTACGGATGGAGAGGCCCAGGATGAGGTTGCCAAGCCAGCCGAGAACTTGAGAAACAAGGGAATAATCATCCATACTATTAGGGTAATTAATGCCAATAATCCTAAACATGTGGAAATTAGTGGTTTCCTGGACCGAGTGCATACTGCAGAGAACTTTGAGGAACTGCAGTACTTGGAACAGAATATTCTGTTTCAGATTTGCAAGGCAGAAACAG ATTGTAAGAGGACAAAAGTTGCCGACATGATCTTTCTGGTGGATGGTTCCAGCAGCATTGATTCCAGCGAGTTTGTGAGCATGCAGAAGTTCATGATGGCCATGGTAAACAACTCGGACGTTGGTGAGAGAAGAGTCAGGTTTGGAGCAATTATGTACTCCACCATGCCTACTGAAATGTTCAGATTGAACCAGTTCGACTCCAAACAGCAGGTGAGAGACGCCATTGCTGCTATGACAGCAGATGGTGGGGACACATACACGGCCAAGGCCCTTCAGTTCTCTCAGACGTTCTTCACTGAGGCCTACGGTGGCCGTAAATCTGCTGGAGTTCCCCAGATACTGCTGGTCATCACTGACGGTGAAGCTACAGATCGAATTGACCTTTCTGCTTTGTCAGGGAGTGTAAGAGAGGAAGGAATCAGCATTTATGGTATTGGGGTGGCAAATGCAAACAGAGATGAACTGAATATGATGACAAGGgatgaaaataaagttttctaTGTGGACAATTTCAATGTTCTCGAAGAGcttcataaaaatgtttctaaagtgCTCTGCTCTGAAACCAAACCAG CATGTGAAACTGAGAAAGCAGACATTGTCATGTTGATTGACGGATCAGAAAGCATCAGAAGAGAAGATTTCAGAAGGATGCAGAATTTCATGAATGACCTAGTTGGCAACTTCCACATTGACCAAACCAGTGTCCGAGTTGGCGTTGCACAATTCAGCACAGAGCCTCAGAAGGAATTCTATCTGAGTGAATTTGACAGCGAAGACGCCATCAAGGAGAGGATATTACAGATGAAGCAGATGAAGCAATCGACTTACATCGGCAAAGCGCTGAGGTTCATTCGTTCGTTCTTTGAGCCCTCCGCGGGCAGCAGGATCCAGCAGTTCGTGCCTCAGAACCTCATTGTGATCACTGACGGAAAATCGATTGATCCAGTGGaggaagcagcagcagagctcagggcCTTAAACATTCACATCTTTGTCATCAGCATCGGATATGTTGACGCGCTACAGCTTCTGCAGGTCGCGGGCTCACCAGAAAGACTTTTACAGGTGCAGAGCTTTGAAGCGCTTGAGAACATAGAGGGGAGAGTTTTCACTGCAGTATGTGAACCTAATGACCCCAGTATAG AATCTCACTGCTGCCCCGTCTCCACCTTGCAACTGCCCACTGGTTCACTCTCTCTGAAACGGGTTTGA